The following coding sequences are from one Lysinibacillus sp. FSL W8-0992 window:
- a CDS encoding YqhG family protein, which yields MYPQQVHSYLRQFFLENECDMVGDGDHYLTVQLTIAIDKRIMNRPFYWQYVEATNGEPNPAQVTFITDQSALSEKIMGEVVHFGSPRLNQLFHATRELGAFVQMFQKVDAGTGQVMLTPWLGVNYKVSYCCDRTKEMMYSFGINLLTGAINDNFHDTISNIDWDITPSEDAFYVQYIIKPLRALQRLDEAIDAIIQQDDHTWAEQAKKRWQRDQRVLDYFYEDVEEKPECYEVEKNALEEQYDAKIKIEIINGGLFYMR from the coding sequence ATGTATCCACAACAGGTTCACAGCTATTTACGACAATTTTTTTTAGAAAATGAATGCGATATGGTAGGTGATGGTGACCATTACCTAACAGTACAATTAACGATTGCTATTGATAAAAGAATTATGAATCGCCCCTTTTACTGGCAATACGTAGAAGCAACGAATGGCGAACCTAACCCTGCACAAGTTACCTTTATAACAGATCAAAGTGCACTGTCAGAAAAAATAATGGGGGAGGTCGTGCATTTTGGTTCTCCAAGGCTAAATCAATTGTTTCATGCTACGAGAGAGCTAGGAGCTTTTGTTCAAATGTTTCAAAAAGTAGATGCAGGTACAGGGCAAGTCATGCTGACTCCTTGGCTTGGGGTAAATTATAAAGTGTCGTATTGTTGCGATCGAACGAAAGAAATGATGTACTCTTTTGGTATTAATTTACTGACAGGGGCAATAAATGATAATTTTCATGACACAATAAGTAATATTGACTGGGATATTACGCCGTCAGAAGATGCTTTTTATGTACAATATATAATTAAGCCTTTACGGGCGCTTCAACGCTTAGATGAAGCTATTGATGCAATTATTCAACAGGATGATCATACATGGGCTGAGCAAGCAAAAAAGAGATGGCAAAGAGATCAACGCGTATTAGACTATTTTTATGAAGATGTGGAAGAAAAGCCAGAGTGTTATGAAGTGGAGAAAAATGCTTTAGAAGAACAATACGATGCAAAAATTAAAATTGAAATTATAAATGGTGGATTATTTTATATGCGATAA
- a CDS encoding DEAD/DEAH box helicase: MIMIVERSSDWQEGFINRLENHEKWQSWTLYKMNYEIVKMNLIPEFTGLQAPKVLPKLTPLAHQLEAAQTVIERMNGKAILADEVGLGKTIEAGLILKEYMIRGLVKKALILAPASLINQWIEELNQKFHIPAVAYKKNCPIERYDIVIMSMDTAKKSPHKELIYAQNYDMIIIDEAHKLKNHKTQIYEFVQGLKKKFCLLLTATPIQNDVFELYYLISLLKPGHLGNYETFQSAFSASKHDLQHDDYLKELVNQVMVRNRREDTGIEWTNRRVQIVPIHFSPEEMEVYHLLGSLTSTGSFSLITLQKEMCSSKEATALTLSKMLENSSERDELEAILAKVMALEVNSKAEKTLEIIEQAKDKVIIFTEYRATQIYLQWYLHSHGITSVLFNGKFNKNKRDYMKHIFKEKAQVLIATEAGGEGINLQFCHHVINYDLPWNPMKLEQRIGRVHRLGQEHDVHIYNLAVEDTIEKDILALLHTKIDVFEKVVGDLDAILTNFKKSV, from the coding sequence ATGATCATGATCGTGGAGAGGTCGTCCGATTGGCAAGAAGGCTTTATTAATAGGCTAGAAAATCATGAAAAATGGCAAAGTTGGACTTTGTACAAAATGAACTATGAAATTGTGAAAATGAATTTAATTCCGGAATTTACTGGTTTACAAGCACCTAAAGTTTTACCGAAGCTAACACCACTTGCCCATCAGCTAGAAGCAGCGCAAACCGTGATAGAACGAATGAATGGGAAAGCGATACTTGCAGATGAGGTGGGGCTTGGTAAAACAATTGAAGCTGGCTTAATTCTAAAGGAATACATGATACGAGGGCTTGTGAAAAAAGCTCTGATTTTAGCACCAGCTTCTCTTATCAATCAATGGATTGAAGAATTGAATCAAAAATTTCATATTCCAGCTGTAGCGTATAAAAAAAATTGCCCGATTGAGCGTTACGATATTGTTATTATGAGCATGGATACGGCAAAAAAAAGTCCACATAAAGAACTAATTTATGCGCAAAATTATGACATGATTATTATTGACGAGGCACATAAATTAAAAAACCATAAAACACAAATTTATGAATTTGTGCAAGGATTAAAGAAGAAGTTTTGCTTATTATTAACGGCTACACCGATTCAAAATGATGTTTTTGAGCTTTATTATCTTATTTCTTTACTGAAGCCAGGTCATCTTGGCAATTATGAGACATTCCAATCTGCGTTTTCAGCAAGCAAGCACGATTTACAGCACGATGACTATTTAAAAGAACTAGTCAACCAAGTGATGGTAAGAAATCGAAGAGAGGACACAGGCATTGAGTGGACCAATAGACGTGTTCAAATTGTCCCTATCCATTTTAGCCCTGAGGAAATGGAAGTTTATCATTTACTTGGTTCGCTTACGTCTACAGGTTCCTTTTCATTAATTACTTTGCAAAAAGAAATGTGTAGTAGCAAAGAGGCAACGGCTTTAACGTTGTCTAAAATGCTAGAAAATAGTTCAGAACGCGATGAGCTAGAAGCAATTCTTGCAAAGGTTATGGCTTTAGAAGTGAATTCTAAGGCTGAGAAGACGCTTGAAATTATTGAACAGGCTAAAGACAAAGTCATTATTTTTACTGAATATCGTGCAACTCAAATTTATTTACAATGGTATTTACATTCTCATGGTATTACGAGTGTTTTGTTTAATGGTAAGTTCAATAAAAACAAGCGTGATTACATGAAGCATATATTTAAGGAAAAAGCTCAAGTATTGATAGCAACAGAGGCAGGGGGAGAAGGGATCAACCTTCAATTTTGCCATCATGTTATTAACTACGATTTGCCTTGGAATCCAATGAAGCTTGAGCAACGCATAGGGCGTGTTCACCGTTTAGGACAAGAACATGATGTTCATATTTATAATCTTGCTGTAGAAGATACGATTGAAAAGGATATTTTGGCATTACTGCATACAAAAATTGATGTCTTTGAAAAGGTAGTAGGAGATCTAGATGCAATCTTAACGAATTTCAAAAAATCTGTTTAA
- a CDS encoding cyclase family protein: MKIIDLTLEIYDGLVSYTSHPPIAIQEESTFDNSGHRYVAPCEGFESRFLRMSDHSGTHIDAPLHFIRGGESTAEMDLTKTYGDAVLLDVSSFKDPFEPVTAEMLSLAEQRQGITVQQGDIVLVRTRTAKWGQGDFFEEHAFATCAGDWLFEKQVKCIGLDLANIDVHDNMKREVHLKLLSVPIYIVENLVNLEQLPLNDRFTFMALPLKLKNSTASPVRAVAYVK, translated from the coding sequence ATGAAAATTATTGATTTAACACTAGAAATTTATGATGGCTTAGTTTCTTATACATCACATCCACCGATTGCTATACAAGAAGAATCCACTTTTGATAATTCCGGTCATCGTTACGTAGCACCATGTGAAGGATTTGAATCTCGCTTTTTACGTATGTCCGATCATAGCGGGACACATATTGACGCACCACTTCACTTTATAAGAGGTGGGGAATCTACGGCTGAAATGGATTTAACAAAAACTTATGGGGATGCTGTCTTACTTGATGTATCCTCTTTCAAAGATCCGTTTGAACCTGTTACAGCTGAGATGCTTTCGCTAGCTGAGCAAAGACAAGGAATTACTGTACAGCAAGGTGATATTGTCTTAGTACGAACACGCACTGCAAAGTGGGGACAAGGGGACTTTTTTGAAGAGCACGCTTTTGCTACTTGTGCAGGAGATTGGTTATTCGAAAAACAAGTAAAATGCATTGGTCTTGATTTAGCGAATATAGATGTTCATGACAATATGAAACGCGAAGTGCATCTAAAGCTGCTAAGTGTTCCTATTTATATAGTAGAAAACCTAGTCAACCTTGAACAGCTACCTTTAAATGACCGTTTTACTTTTATGGCACTGCCGCTTAAATTGAAAAACTCCACTGCATCGCCAGTAAGAGCTGTCGCATATGTGAAGTAA